TCAAAATGTTGCAAAGGAAAACAATTTAAGCGAAATCGGCTCTGTCACTCTGGAAATCGGGGAAGTGAGCACAATCGTCCCTGATTACCTGACAGACTGCTGGAAATACTACCGCAAAAAATTTCCGCTGATCGAACATTCAGAACTGAAAATCGAGATACTCCCTGCCACTACTTACTGTGAGGATTGCCGCCAGACGTATCCTACAGTGGAATTCGGCAGACAGTGCCCATATTGTAAAAGCCCGAACACGTATCTCGTGTGCGGAGATGAATGTAATATCAAGGAAATTGAAGCACAATAAAAGGAATGAAAAGAGGAAAAAGATTATGTTATTTCATGTTTACGGTGAAAA
This window of the Mediterraneibacter gnavus ATCC 29149 genome carries:
- a CDS encoding hydrogenase maturation nickel metallochaperone HypA; the protein is MHELGIIVHITKTLQNVAKENNLSEIGSVTLEIGEVSTIVPDYLTDCWKYYRKKFPLIEHSELKIEILPATTYCEDCRQTYPTVEFGRQCPYCKSPNTYLVCGDECNIKEIEAQ